A stretch of the Salmo salar chromosome ssa20, Ssal_v3.1, whole genome shotgun sequence genome encodes the following:
- the LOC106580409 gene encoding protein unc-45 homolog B isoform X2 gives MGEMADPIQFKDEGNKHFQAGEVDKAIECYTKAIKLCTDKKVLAVVYRNRSACFLKKESYTNAASDASKAIDVDAADVKALFRRCQALEKLGKLDMAFKDVQRCSTIEPKNKTFLETLRRLGAEIQAKLKTSFSTDSRVQNMFDILLDEEMDKDKKEMAANNLVVLAREEAGAERIFQNNGVPLLLDLLETGKVEMVLAAIRTFAGMCTGHKARAMAIIHLVGIDKLCSIMAVDNEDIALATCDLFQCINDSLTGGDRRIYGKEEALVLDASKDLKSILMALLEMVASKKVSGHGRDQALNLLTRNVPRKDKKDPDHSKSLFTIDHGLKKILKVCGQIPDLPDQLPMTENTQLIASVLLDKLWDDLRCDPERDNYREVCDEYIKGKFDPNDMDRNIHAINALSGLLQGPFEVGNQLVGRQGIMEMMVALCGSEREVDQMVAVEALIHSSTKMSRASFIITNGVSLLKDIYKKTKNDKIKIRALVGLCKLGSAGGDDYSMRQFAEGSTEKLAKQCRKWLCNSAMDTRTRKWAIEGLAYLTQDADVKDDFVEDDPAMKAMFDLAKSKDKTILYAVACTLVNCTNSYEKKDIMPELVQLAKFSKQHVPEQHPKDKKDFIQKRVKRMLKGGVISALTVMVKADNLLLTDQTKEMLARVFLALADDPKDRGTICAHGGGKALIPLALEGSAIGKIRAAHALAKIAAVSNPEIAFPGERIYEVVRPLVSLLHPERDGVQNYEALLSLTNLAGLNDKLRVKILKEKALPEIEQYMFEDHDHIRQAATECMCNLVTCKEVQDRYLEDGNDRLKLLVLMCVEDNEKLQRAAAGGLAMLTAAQKKLCTKMTLVTLQWMEILQRLILHDQPQIQHRGLVIVYNMLNSDDNELAKKLMESEILEILTVIGKAMDNPKRQIVIDVARTCLVKAMDLGLIKPFTTPS, from the exons atGGGTGAGATGGCAGATCCAATCCAGTTTAAAGATGAGGGGAACAAGCATTTCCAAGCTGGTGAGGTGGACAAGGCCATTGAGTGTTACACTAAAGCCATCAAGTTGTGCACGGACAAAAAGGTTCTCGCCGTTGTCTACAGGAACAGATCAGCCTGTTTTCTGAAAAAG GAAAGCTACACCAATGCAGCCTCCGATGCCTCCAAAG CCATTGACGTGGATGCAGCAGACGTCAAAGCCCTGTTCCGGCGCTGCCAGGCTCTGGAGAAGCTGGGCAAGCTGGACATGGCCTTTAAAGACGTACAGAGGTGTTCCACCATTGAGCCCAAGAACAAGACCTTCCTGGAGACCCTCAGGAGGCTGGGGGCTGAGATCCAAGCCAAG CTGAAGACAAGCTTTTCCACAGACTCACGGGTTCAGAACATGTTTGACATTCTGCTTGATGAGGAGATGGACAAGGACAAGAAGGAAATG GCTGCTAACAACCTGGTGGTTCTGGCCAGAGAAGAAGCTGGCGCAGAGAGAATCTTCCAGAACAATGGAGTGCCTCTGCTACTGGATTTGCTTGAGACCGGAAAAGTAGAGATGGTCCTGGCCGCTATCCGCACCTTCGCTGGAATGTGCACTGGACACAAAGCTCGG GCCATGGCCATTATCCATCTGGTGGGCATAGACAAGTTGTGCAGCATCATGGCCGTCGACAACGAGGACATCGCCTTGGCAACCTGTGACCTGTTCCAGTGCATCAACGACTCCCTCACTGGAGGAGACCGGAGGATTTATGGGAAGGAGGAAGCTCTGGTTTTGG ATGCAAGCAAGGACTTGAAGAGCATCCTGATGGCCCTGCTGGAGATGGTTGCCAGTAAGAAGGTTTCAGGACATGGCAGAGACCAGGCTCTGAACCTGTTGACCAGAAACGTGCCTCGCAAGGACAAGAAAGACCCTGACCACTCCAAGAGCCTCTTTACTATCGACCACG GTCTGAAGAAGATCCTGAAGGTGTGTGGCCAGATACCTGACCTCCCAGACCAGCTGCCCATGACAGAGAACACTCAGCTCATTGCCAGCGTGCTCCTCGACAAGCTCTGGGACGACCTGCGCTGCGATCCCGAGAGAGACAACTATAGGGAAGTCTGTGACGAGTACATCAA AGGCAAGTTTGACCCCAACGACATGGACAGGAACATCCACGCCATCAATGCTCTGTCAGGCCTGCTGCAGGGCCCCTTCGAGGTGGGCAACCAGCTGGTGGGTCGCCAGGGCATCATGGAGATGATGGTGGCGCTGTGCGGCTCCGAGCGTGAGGTGGACCAGATGGTCGCCGTGGAAGCACTGATCCACTCCTCGACCAAGATGAGCCGCGCCTCCTTCATCATCACCAACGGTGTGTCGCTGCTCAAAGACATCTACAAGAAGACGAAGAACGATAAGATCAAAATCCGTGCACTGGTG GGTCTGTGTAAGCTGGGCTCAGCAGGTGGAGATGACTATAGTATGAGGCAGTTTGCTGAAGGCTCCACTGAGAAACTGGCCAAGCAGTGTAGGAA gtgGTTGTGTAACTCTGCcatggacacgaggaccaggaaGTGGGCTATAGAAGGTTTGGCCTACTTAACCCAAGACGCTGATGTAAAGGATGACTTTGTTGAGGACGATCCTGCCATGAAAGCCATGTTTGACCTGGCCAAG TCTAAAGATAAGACCATCCTGTATGCTGTGGCCTGTACCCTGGTCAACTGCACCAACAGCTATGAGAAGAAAGACATCATGCCTGAGCTGGTTCAGCTGGCCAAGTTCTCCAAGCAGCACGTCCCTGAGCAGCACCCCAAG GACAAGAAAGATTTCATCCAGAAGAGAGTGAAGAGGATGCTAAAGGGAGGGGTCATCTCAGCTCTCACTGTCATGGTGAAAGCTGACAACCTTCTCCTGACTGACCAGACTAAAGAGATGCTGGCAAG GGTGTTCCTTGCCTTGGCAGATGATCCCAAAGACCGTGGCACTATTTGCGCCCATGGAGGGGGCAAG GCTCTGATCCCATTGGCTCTGGAGGGATCAGCTATAGGGAAAATAAGGGCCGCACACGCCCTGGCCAAGATTGCTGCTGTCTCCAACCCAGAGATTGCTTTCCCCGGAGAGAGG ATCTATGAGGTGGTGCGTCCTCTGGTCAGCCTGTTGCACCCCGAGAGAGATGGGGTGCAGAACTACGAGGCACTTCTGAGTCTCACCAATTTGGCTGGTCTCAACGACAAACTGAG AGTGAAGATCCTGAAAGAGAAGGCTCTCCCGGAGATTGAGCAGTACATGTTTGAGGACCATGACCATATCAGACAGGCAGCCACAGAGTGTATGTGCAACCTGGTGACGTGCAAAGAG GTGCAGGATCGGTACCTGGAGGATGGGAATGATAGGCTGAAGCTGCTGGTGCTGATGTGTGTTGAGGACAATGAAAAGCTccagagagctgcagctggaggCCTGGCCATGCTTACTGCTGCCCAGAAGAAGCTGTGCACCAAGATGACCCTGGTG
- the LOC106580409 gene encoding protein unc-45 homolog B isoform X1, producing MMGEMADPIQFKDEGNKHFQAGEVDKAIECYTKAIKLCTDKKVLAVVYRNRSACFLKKESYTNAASDASKAIDVDAADVKALFRRCQALEKLGKLDMAFKDVQRCSTIEPKNKTFLETLRRLGAEIQAKLKTSFSTDSRVQNMFDILLDEEMDKDKKEMAANNLVVLAREEAGAERIFQNNGVPLLLDLLETGKVEMVLAAIRTFAGMCTGHKARAMAIIHLVGIDKLCSIMAVDNEDIALATCDLFQCINDSLTGGDRRIYGKEEALVLDASKDLKSILMALLEMVASKKVSGHGRDQALNLLTRNVPRKDKKDPDHSKSLFTIDHGLKKILKVCGQIPDLPDQLPMTENTQLIASVLLDKLWDDLRCDPERDNYREVCDEYIKGKFDPNDMDRNIHAINALSGLLQGPFEVGNQLVGRQGIMEMMVALCGSEREVDQMVAVEALIHSSTKMSRASFIITNGVSLLKDIYKKTKNDKIKIRALVGLCKLGSAGGDDYSMRQFAEGSTEKLAKQCRKWLCNSAMDTRTRKWAIEGLAYLTQDADVKDDFVEDDPAMKAMFDLAKSKDKTILYAVACTLVNCTNSYEKKDIMPELVQLAKFSKQHVPEQHPKDKKDFIQKRVKRMLKGGVISALTVMVKADNLLLTDQTKEMLARVFLALADDPKDRGTICAHGGGKALIPLALEGSAIGKIRAAHALAKIAAVSNPEIAFPGERIYEVVRPLVSLLHPERDGVQNYEALLSLTNLAGLNDKLRVKILKEKALPEIEQYMFEDHDHIRQAATECMCNLVTCKEVQDRYLEDGNDRLKLLVLMCVEDNEKLQRAAAGGLAMLTAAQKKLCTKMTLVTLQWMEILQRLILHDQPQIQHRGLVIVYNMLNSDDNELAKKLMESEILEILTVIGKAMDNPKRQIVIDVARTCLVKAMDLGLIKPFTTPS from the exons ATG atGGGTGAGATGGCAGATCCAATCCAGTTTAAAGATGAGGGGAACAAGCATTTCCAAGCTGGTGAGGTGGACAAGGCCATTGAGTGTTACACTAAAGCCATCAAGTTGTGCACGGACAAAAAGGTTCTCGCCGTTGTCTACAGGAACAGATCAGCCTGTTTTCTGAAAAAG GAAAGCTACACCAATGCAGCCTCCGATGCCTCCAAAG CCATTGACGTGGATGCAGCAGACGTCAAAGCCCTGTTCCGGCGCTGCCAGGCTCTGGAGAAGCTGGGCAAGCTGGACATGGCCTTTAAAGACGTACAGAGGTGTTCCACCATTGAGCCCAAGAACAAGACCTTCCTGGAGACCCTCAGGAGGCTGGGGGCTGAGATCCAAGCCAAG CTGAAGACAAGCTTTTCCACAGACTCACGGGTTCAGAACATGTTTGACATTCTGCTTGATGAGGAGATGGACAAGGACAAGAAGGAAATG GCTGCTAACAACCTGGTGGTTCTGGCCAGAGAAGAAGCTGGCGCAGAGAGAATCTTCCAGAACAATGGAGTGCCTCTGCTACTGGATTTGCTTGAGACCGGAAAAGTAGAGATGGTCCTGGCCGCTATCCGCACCTTCGCTGGAATGTGCACTGGACACAAAGCTCGG GCCATGGCCATTATCCATCTGGTGGGCATAGACAAGTTGTGCAGCATCATGGCCGTCGACAACGAGGACATCGCCTTGGCAACCTGTGACCTGTTCCAGTGCATCAACGACTCCCTCACTGGAGGAGACCGGAGGATTTATGGGAAGGAGGAAGCTCTGGTTTTGG ATGCAAGCAAGGACTTGAAGAGCATCCTGATGGCCCTGCTGGAGATGGTTGCCAGTAAGAAGGTTTCAGGACATGGCAGAGACCAGGCTCTGAACCTGTTGACCAGAAACGTGCCTCGCAAGGACAAGAAAGACCCTGACCACTCCAAGAGCCTCTTTACTATCGACCACG GTCTGAAGAAGATCCTGAAGGTGTGTGGCCAGATACCTGACCTCCCAGACCAGCTGCCCATGACAGAGAACACTCAGCTCATTGCCAGCGTGCTCCTCGACAAGCTCTGGGACGACCTGCGCTGCGATCCCGAGAGAGACAACTATAGGGAAGTCTGTGACGAGTACATCAA AGGCAAGTTTGACCCCAACGACATGGACAGGAACATCCACGCCATCAATGCTCTGTCAGGCCTGCTGCAGGGCCCCTTCGAGGTGGGCAACCAGCTGGTGGGTCGCCAGGGCATCATGGAGATGATGGTGGCGCTGTGCGGCTCCGAGCGTGAGGTGGACCAGATGGTCGCCGTGGAAGCACTGATCCACTCCTCGACCAAGATGAGCCGCGCCTCCTTCATCATCACCAACGGTGTGTCGCTGCTCAAAGACATCTACAAGAAGACGAAGAACGATAAGATCAAAATCCGTGCACTGGTG GGTCTGTGTAAGCTGGGCTCAGCAGGTGGAGATGACTATAGTATGAGGCAGTTTGCTGAAGGCTCCACTGAGAAACTGGCCAAGCAGTGTAGGAA gtgGTTGTGTAACTCTGCcatggacacgaggaccaggaaGTGGGCTATAGAAGGTTTGGCCTACTTAACCCAAGACGCTGATGTAAAGGATGACTTTGTTGAGGACGATCCTGCCATGAAAGCCATGTTTGACCTGGCCAAG TCTAAAGATAAGACCATCCTGTATGCTGTGGCCTGTACCCTGGTCAACTGCACCAACAGCTATGAGAAGAAAGACATCATGCCTGAGCTGGTTCAGCTGGCCAAGTTCTCCAAGCAGCACGTCCCTGAGCAGCACCCCAAG GACAAGAAAGATTTCATCCAGAAGAGAGTGAAGAGGATGCTAAAGGGAGGGGTCATCTCAGCTCTCACTGTCATGGTGAAAGCTGACAACCTTCTCCTGACTGACCAGACTAAAGAGATGCTGGCAAG GGTGTTCCTTGCCTTGGCAGATGATCCCAAAGACCGTGGCACTATTTGCGCCCATGGAGGGGGCAAG GCTCTGATCCCATTGGCTCTGGAGGGATCAGCTATAGGGAAAATAAGGGCCGCACACGCCCTGGCCAAGATTGCTGCTGTCTCCAACCCAGAGATTGCTTTCCCCGGAGAGAGG ATCTATGAGGTGGTGCGTCCTCTGGTCAGCCTGTTGCACCCCGAGAGAGATGGGGTGCAGAACTACGAGGCACTTCTGAGTCTCACCAATTTGGCTGGTCTCAACGACAAACTGAG AGTGAAGATCCTGAAAGAGAAGGCTCTCCCGGAGATTGAGCAGTACATGTTTGAGGACCATGACCATATCAGACAGGCAGCCACAGAGTGTATGTGCAACCTGGTGACGTGCAAAGAG GTGCAGGATCGGTACCTGGAGGATGGGAATGATAGGCTGAAGCTGCTGGTGCTGATGTGTGTTGAGGACAATGAAAAGCTccagagagctgcagctggaggCCTGGCCATGCTTACTGCTGCCCAGAAGAAGCTGTGCACCAAGATGACCCTGGTG